The region TGCCCGCACGCCAGGCTCCCAGCGGCCGCTGGTGCATCCCCTGGGATCCAAAGACCGAGGCCGCCTACCAAGCGCAGGCGGCCGCATCCTTCCGCCTCAAGCCACGAACCCAACCAGCACCCGAAAGAGGCGCAGTATGAAGGGTCCGTCGGGATCCGCACGCCGCTCATCCGGCCACCGTCCGCAGGCCGCGGCGCAGCAGCCGGTAGACGACGTAGGACTTGGCGATGCCGACCAGGGTGCTGGGCCGGCCGGCGAACACCATCCGGCCCGCCCAGGTGGGGATGCGGACCAGCAGCCACAGCAGGCAGACCGCGACCAGCAGGTCGACCAGGCGGGCCTGGCCGAGCCCCAGCACGGTCGCGCGGTCGGCCTGGAAGAAGACCCGCAGCGCGGTGATCAGCGCCAGCGACTGCCCGATCTGCACGCCCAGGCAGGCCGCGGTCGCCCGCCACCACCACTGCGCCAGCTCCTCGGTCTGCGGCAGGGCGTGGCAGGCAAGCGCCAGTGGCGCGGCGACCACCAGCAGCACCAGCAGCGCCACCCGCACCACGTAGCAGCCCACCAGCACCAGCGCCAGCACCACCACCACCAGCGCGACCAGCACCAGCAGCAGGTCCGGGTCGTCCAGCGGCGGGGCCAGTATCGCCTTGAGGGTGGCGCTGACGTGCTCGGGTGGGACGCCCTGGCCGAGCAGGGCGGCCGAGAGGGCGTTGGTCAGCTGGATCGCGTGGCCGACCAGCAGCAGGCTGAGGTTGCTGGCGACCATCCCCACGACCAGCCGGGGGGCGACGTCCTTCATCGTGTAGCGGGTCTGCAGGCTCTCGTGGGCCATCAGCAGCAGGCCGCCGGCCACCACCAGCAGCACGTAGCAGGTGTTGGCCAGCGCCGCCGAGGTCCCCCACAGCTCCCGCACCCGGCCGCCGGGGGCGGTCAGGTCGGGGGTGGCCAGCACGCTGCGGCCGACCAGGTCCAGGGTGGGGTCCAGCGCGCTGGCGACCAGGTCGCGGAACCAGCCGTTGATCGCCTCGCGGATGCGCCCGGCGACGTCGAACAGGCCCGGCCCGACCGGCGGGCTGGGCGCCGGCGCGGCCGCCGCCGTGACCGGCGGGACGGGGGCCGCTGGTGTCGGGGCGGTGGTCGGCGGCACCGGCTGGGTGCCGGGCGGCGGCTGGGCGGCGGCCGGGCCGGCAAGCCACAGGCCGCCGACGACCAGCAGGCCGGCGATCGAGAGGCGCAGCAGGCGGCGCATCGTCAGGCCCCGACCACGTACTTCAGCAACCCGACCAGCGGGGTCGCCAGCGCCGCCAGGGCGTAGCCGATCGCGGCCGACTTCAAGGTGATCTTGGCCTTCTCCACCTGCCCGGGGTCGCCGCCGGCAAACAGGTAGCGGACCCCGCCGACGGTGAGGAACAGCGTCGCCAGGCCCGCCAGCAGCCCGACCAAAAGGTTGCGGATGCGGTCAATCACCCCCGACAGGGTCGGGTCGGCGGCCTGCGCCAGCGCCGGGGCGGCGAGCAGGGCGACCAGCACGACGGCCAGCGCGCCGGCGCAGGCCAGCCGGCGCAGGTGCCATAGCACGGGTCGGGATATCACAGCGGCTCCGTTTCGTTCACGACGGAAAGCAGGCGGAGGGGCGCCGGGAGGGTCGCCGGCAGGGCGTGGGGCCAGCCTCACCTCCTTTGCCAGGAAGCCGGCGGCGCAACCGGTGGCACCCGGCCGGCGGCCCTCCCGAACCCCTCACTCAAGAAACCCGGTTTGTGGGCCCGCCAGGGCGAAGACGGTCAAACCGGAGCCAGGCGACGAGCCGGACCTCGGCCTGCTGTCGGAACCGCTTCAGCTGCCCGTACGGCACCCCCCACGCCGCCGCCAGCGCCTTCAGGCGGACCCCGCCCACACGGGTCTCCCCGATCACCTCCGCCTCACCGGCCGACAGCACGCCCGCCCGGACCGCCTCGGCCAGCACGAAGTCGGGATGGCCGGCCGGCCGGGGCGGCTCGGCCGGCAGCCCCCGCGGAATATGCCGGGCGCGCCAGGCCCGCTCGGTCTCAAGCAACCGATGCGCGGCCCGCACCGCCGCCCACACCAGGCTCGCCGCCGGCCGCCTGGTCGCCTCGTCGAACCCCGCGACCGCCTCCACCAGCCCCGCCAGCACCGCCGCCTCCAGGTCGGCGGCCTTGCCGGGGCAGGCCCGCGCCAGCGGGGTGGTCAGCCGCCGTAGCCCCGGCAGCAGCACCCCCGCAAGCCCGACCATCGCGGCCCCGCGGTCGCGGCGGGCGCGCCGCGCCAGCTCGGCGACGGCGGCGTCGCGGGCTGCGAACGCCACCGAGGGGTGCAGCAGCATGCTCCGCAGCTCGTCCAGCGGGATCAAGCGGGGCGGCAGGCCGTGGCCGACCAGGCGGCCGTCCAGGCTGAGGGGGTCCGGCCCGCAGGTCAGCAGACCAAACGCCGTCTCCAGGGTCTGGTAGGGGGAGGGGTCCCGGCGTGCCACGAGCGGCTCCCTTCCGAGGATCGCGGGATGGGAGCCGCAAGGACGCCAGGGCCGCTCATTGACCTCTCACTAGCCGGCCGTTCACCTCGCCTGCCGCGGTGCCGCCGAGTGGCCGGTGATCGACGGGTGAACGAGTCGACCGCGCGCTGAACGAGACGCGAACGGCGATCGAACGGGACGTGGCGCGGCATCGCGGCCGTGTGCCCCGGCCGGTTCAGGAACGGCGGCCTGATCTTTGCCGCTGCTCCCGGGACGCCGCGAGCCGGCCGCGCTGTCGCGCTGCGATCGCATACTGGGACTCCGGCCCGACAACATGGCGGCGAGCCGCACGGGAAGCTCGAACAGACACATGACGAACGGTCCCCCGCAGAGCGCTGACCAGTTGGCCACCGGCGGGTGGGCAGTGGTCACCCGCTCGGGCATCGTGCAGGCGCGATGCGGCCGCCCGCAGCCATGCAAGCCGCCGGCAACATGCAGGGCGTGGCGGCTGAGCCGATCCGGGATGCGCGGGTGGCGACCCTGCTTTGCGTGCGGGAGCGACCAGGTGCCCGTGCCGGTGGAGGCGGCCAGCGCCGAGGTCGCCGCGGCGGTCGCCCACACGATGGAGGGTCGAATGTGACGGCGTCGCACTACGCCGAGGCGTTCCATCCGATCCCGGGACGCTGCTTCCGCTTCATCGGCGCCCACGGAATCGGCGACCAGCCGGTCCACTGCCCGCAGTCGCCGGCGTGGCGGGAGACGTTCGTCGCCGCCGACGGCCCACTACCAGGTTGACGCCTGCGCCGCCCACCGCGGATCGCTGACACGGACCCCGGGTATGTCAACGGCCAATTCTTATGTCGTAACGGTAGTGCCTCACAGCCGGCAGCCCCGGGCGTGGGACTGCCCGGGGCTGCCGCTGTCTCGAGCCGGTTCTTACGCGGCTTGCGGCGTCTCCTGGATCTTGGCGACTCGGGTTGCTTGCAGGCCCTTGGCTGCCTCCAGGACGGTGAACCGGACTTCGTCGTCCACCTCGAGCCCCTCGGGGTTGCTGTCCCCGAGGAAGTGGAAGAAGTCCTGCTTGTTCTGCGAGTCGTCGAACGTCTCGATGAAGCAGAAGCGTCCGGTGGGGTGGATTCTTGCCACCCATCCGATCAACTCCTGGTCCTTGAAGACGACGGCGCCCGCGACCGGATTCTTCCCTTCCTGGTTGGGCGGCCTGGGGATGAAGAACGCCCGTGCCCCCGACTTCGCCTGGCTGTCCTCGACGATGTAGCGGGAGTCGGTGTAGTAGGACCCGCCGTCCTCGGTGTCGATGAAGCCGAAGCTCCGCTCCTCCATCCACTGCAGCGTCCCGCTGAGCACCTTCGTAGGCGCCGGCCGGGACTCTTGCGTCTGCGGCGCCTCTCGCTGCACCGCGTCTCGGGTCGCCCGGGCCAGCCTCCCCGTGGCCTCGGTGAGGGTCGCGTTCGTCGTTCCGAACGGTCGGCCGAGCCAGAGGATCTCGTAGTAGGCGACTGGGCTGGGGAAGCCCTTGAGGGGGGCGGTCTGCCGATCGGTGAGGTAGTCGCCGCTCTGCCAGCCCTGCGCATCACCGAGTTTCGCCTTCACCTTGCCCATCTGGGCGTTGGCGATGGTGTCGTCGTCGGCCCAGATCGCCTGCCCGTTCGCCGCTTCGCACAGGCGCTTGGCGAGGTCGACCTTGCTGCCGATGTAGTCGGTGGTGCCCTTCGTGGTCTCGAACTTCACCACCTTGCCGGTGGCGACGCCGATCGAGCACAGGCACTTGATGCGGCCTGCCCGGTTCTCCTCGCTGAGTTGCTCCTGGATCTCGATCGCGGCGTTGATCGCCTTTGCGGCGTCGTCTTCGCCGAAGACGGCCAGCACGCCGTCACCGAGGAACTTGACGGTCTCGCCGCTGTGGGCGAGCAGTCGACCCTCGATGATGTCGAAGACCTTGCCGTAGGCGTTCAGCCAGTCCGACTGTGGGTGGTCCTGCTTGTAGGCCGTCGACCCGACGATGTCGATGAACATCGTCACCCGGGTCTCGGGCTGCTGGCGGAACGCTAGCGCGTAGCGTTCCTGGTTGTCCGGCTTGTCGAGGCTGTCCACCGGGGTGTCCTCCTTCGTGTTGGCAGTGGCTGTCGGGTCAGATGTGGCGGCGGATCCCAAGATCCGCGTGCTAGCTGAAGTGCTTCGCGTGAGGGCCTCCTTTCCTGGCCGCTGTTGTTATGCTCCTATCCGGATTCCTGTCACCTCCTCTCGACGGTGTGTTTCCGACAGCATCATCTCTGGAGACTGATCCGTGGTCTTGTGGAGGAATGCGTAACTGCGGCGGGGCAGAAATACCCCTGTCTTGGAGCCGGGATGACGAGCTTGAATGACGCAGCGGCGGAGCCGCCGGATTGAAGGTCTTGGGCGTTGGGCCAGAAGTTGTGAGATCGACACGCCGGTATGGCGCAGGAAGGGATAGGTTGGGTGCGGGGTGCGGCCACCCCCCTCCATCCCAGGTGGGCCTGGTCGATATTTCAGCTTGGGTCGGCGAGGTGGGTTGGCGAGCTTGGCAGCCCCAACGGCGGACACAGCGCTTAAGCGGGCTGAGGTTGGGCGGCGTTGGCCGGCTGCCGTTTGGTCCAGCCATTGCCGCTGGATGTTCAGCCTCTCCCGCATCGCACCACTGCGGTGAGCCGGTAGGTCGACCCGCAGCAGCGTGGCCTTCTCCCGCCCAGGAATGTCACCGCTCGCCGAGCGCCCCGATCAGCGTGCTGGTGTCACACAGACTCCGTGAATGTCCAGGCGAGTAATTCGCCGCAAGGCACAGGTCAAAATCGAGAGCAAGAGGATAGCGAGCGATTCTCGCTGACACGGTTGAGTCATCAGGTGCAAACCAGTCGGTGACTTACAGGCTCTATTCAGGTGCCGATGGTTCGACCACCAATGGTAGGCAGCGTCGTTTATGAGTGGCGAATCGGCCAACCGGCGGGTCGAGCTGGACGATGAATGTGCCCGGCCCACCAGGGTCACCGCCCGTTGGCCGCCTGCTCCGGCATGTCCAGCTCCTCAAGCTCCTCGGACCCTGATGACTTGTCGGTCTCCGGCCGAGCCCGCCTGGCGCCCCCCGGCCCCCCGCCTGTTCGCCAGGGGGCTCGGCCGGAGGCCTTGATGGTCGCGTCGACCGAGCCGGTGTCGAAGCGGAGAACTACCTAACCCGGGCGGGGTCGAACTACCCCTCTTTTGGGAGACCAGGACCGGAGAGCGAAGCGGCTCGGGTGGCACGGCGGGAACCCGATCTTGTGCGGATGCGGGTCCAAGCGGTCACCGGTGAGACCGGTGGCCGTCCTGTCATGTCCGCTGGACCGTCGTTAGTTCCCGATTGGCGACGAAGCCGAGCCTCTTGTCGCGGGCTCCTCTGGGATCTCCGGTCCGCTCAACGAGAGCGTTCGCGCAGGGGAGGGCGGGATGAAGATGCACGGCGTCGGCACCACCCATGATGAGCAGCGTGGCTGATCGAGTGTGGTCGATGACCGCAACTGTCCGCGGCTGGGCAGGATCGGCCGAACTCCGACAGCCGCTGCACCATCGTTCACCGCCCCATGACCGCCGGAGCGGTCCTTCGGCCTCTCAGGCATTGCTCCGCGCCGAGCCGACCGGGGTCGCAAGCGCTGATGCCCTTGCGAGCCGCACGCTCAGCTGGTTCGTCGTTGCCGCGCTCGCCTACCGAGTCGCGCTCACCCCGATCCTCATCGCCGGGGCGATCGGCAACGGTCGACGGGAGGTGCCACTGTCCCTGCTTGCCACGATGGGTGCAGTGTTCAGCGGGGATCTCGTCCTGCTGCTAGGGGTCCTGGCTGGCCGTTTCCGCCGGCTGCTTGGGTCCAACGTGTTCCTCGTGGTCGACCTCTGCGTTACGGTCGCCCTCAACCTGTGGGCGACCTCGGTCCTGCAGCGCGGCACGTTCTTCCTCCCCGGCCGGGACATCGTCTGGGGCTACACCTTCGGGGTGGTGGCCTTCTGGACTGGCCTGCGGGGGGCAAGGGCGGGTGCGGTGTTGGTGGCTGGCGGCGCGCTGCTGGAGCTGGTGATGGCTCGGCTAAATGGGGCGGGCTTCGATTT is a window of Actinomycetes bacterium DNA encoding:
- a CDS encoding pilin is translated as MLWHLRRLACAGALAVVLVALLAAPALAQAADPTLSGVIDRIRNLLVGLLAGLATLFLTVGGVRYLFAGGDPGQVEKAKITLKSAAIGYALAALATPLVGLLKYVVGA
- a CDS encoding adenylate/guanylate cyclase domain-containing protein; the encoded protein is MDSLDKPDNQERYALAFRQQPETRVTMFIDIVGSTAYKQDHPQSDWLNAYGKVFDIIEGRLLAHSGETVKFLGDGVLAVFGEDDAAKAINAAIEIQEQLSEENRAGRIKCLCSIGVATGKVVKFETTKGTTDYIGSKVDLAKRLCEAANGQAIWADDDTIANAQMGKVKAKLGDAQGWQSGDYLTDRQTAPLKGFPSPVAYYEILWLGRPFGTTNATLTEATGRLARATRDAVQREAPQTQESRPAPTKVLSGTLQWMEERSFGFIDTEDGGSYYTDSRYIVEDSQAKSGARAFFIPRPPNQEGKNPVAGAVVFKDQELIGWVARIHPTGRFCFIETFDDSQNKQDFFHFLGDSNPEGLEVDDEVRFTVLEAAKGLQATRVAKIQETPQAA